The following nucleotide sequence is from Mycobacterium sp. Z3061.
CCTGGCCATCGGCGCCGCGGCCGTATTCGCTTGGCTGCTGGCCGCTTTCGCCGTACGGCCGTTCAAACAGCTCGCCGAACAGACCCGCTCGATCGACGCGGGTGACGAGGACCCGCGGGTCGAAGTGCACGGCGCCAGTGAAGCCGTGGAGATCGCCGAAGCCATGCGAGGCATGTTGCAACGCATCTGGAACGAGCAGAACCGGACACAAGAGGCGCTGGCCTCAGCCCGCGACTTCGCGGCCGTGTCCTCTCACGAACTGCGGACCCCGCTGACCGCGATGCGCACCAACCTCGAGGTGCTGGCCACCCTTGATCTGCCCGACGATCAACGCAAAGAAGTGCTCAGCGACGTGATCCGCACCCAGTCGCGGATCGAGGCCACGCTCAGTGCACTCGAGCGGTTGGCGCAGGGCGAACTGTCCACCTCCGACGACCACGTGCCCGTCGACATCACCGATCTGCTCGACCGCGCCGCCCACGACGCCACCCGCATCTACCCCGATCTCGATGTGTCGCTGGTGCCCTCGCCGACGTGCATCATCGTCGGGATGCCGGCCGGGTTGCGCCTAGCCGTCGACAATGCCATCGCCAACGCCGTCAAGCACGGTGGCGCCACCCACGTCCAGTTGTCCGCGGTCAGCTCACGGGCCGGAGTCGAGATCGCCATTGACGATAACGGCAGCGGGGTGCCGGAGCAGGAGCGACAAGTGGTGTTCGAGCGGTTCTCCCGGGGCTCGACAGCGTCGCATTCGGGGTCGGGCCTCGGGCTGGCTCTGGTCGCGCAACAGGCACACCTGCACGGCGGAACGGCGTCGCTGGAAGGCAGCCCGCTGGGTGGAGCGCGCCTGGTGCTGCGCCTTCCCGGACCGAGCTAGTTCTTACGAGTGCTGTTGCGCCAGGGCGTGAAGAACGCCCGCGCGGCGAACTCCTCGTCCTGGAACCAGACTTGGGCCTCCGTGTCCTCGTAACACTCATCCTCTGGCCCGTAGAACAGCCGGGAATCCATGCGTCCCTTGATCGTCCACCCCTCCGGGCCGCTGCCGTCGAGGTTGGCGCGCATGGACCCCGGGCCGTAGGGCGCGTAAGGCATCAGTGGCAGAACGATGGTCTCGGCATCGCTGCTTACTGGAATCTTCTCCGTCGCAGCATCTTTCGGAATGGGCCTGCGTCTGGGCGGCGCGCCTTTCGGCCTCGCCTTCTTGGCGGCGGCTTTCTTGGCCGGCCTCTTGCGTGCCACCGGAATCTGTTCCGTCGCATGGTCTTTGACGACGGGAATCCGTTCGGTCGCCGCATCGCCGGAGACGGGCCTGCGCTTTCGCGGCGGCGCCTTGGAGACGGCCTTCTTCTTCGCCGGTCCGGCTTTGGGTTTGGGTTTGGGCGTGGCGGCCGGCAGCTTGTTGGTGGGCGCCTCGGTGGCCGGGGCTTTCATCACCGGTTCGGGTTTGGGACGCGGTTTCGGTTCGGCAAGGGCCCAGGCCGGCATCTGAAGTCTGGCGGGCCGGGCCATCAGCGTGAACGTCAACACCATGCCGAGCCCGAACGACACGGCGGCCAACCACCAGTGCACCTGGGCGATCACCGCTTCACTCCGATGCCGGGCCATTGCGACGGCGGGCCCGGCCACTGTGGCTGCGGCAGTTCGGTCTCGGGCTCGGCCGCTTCGGGCTCCTCGCGCTCGACCGTCCCGGGGCCTGGCCACTGCGACACGGTCCCCGGCCACGGAGTTTGCGGCATCTCGGACTCAGGTTCTGACGACTCGGCGACCCCGGGCTCCGGTTCAGGTTCAGGTTCGGGTTCGGGCTCTTCGGCGACCTCTCCAACCGGCTCCGCATCCTCCGACTCAACCGTCTGCGGGCCGGGCCACTGAGACGCGGGGCCCGGCCACTGCGGCTGCACCAGCGCCGGCTCGGGTTCAGACGACTCGGCAACCTCGGGTTCGGGTTCGGCTTCGGGTTCGGGGGCTGCGGCGGCCGGCTCGACAATCTCCGGCTCGACAATCTCCGGCTCGACAATCTGGGGACCGGGCCACTTCGGCTGCGACAGCTCAGAGTCCGGCGCCTCGGCGACCCCGGGCGCTGGTTCGGCCTCGAACTCTGGCTCTGGCTCTGGCTCTGGCTCTGCTTCGGGAACTTCGGCGACCGGCTCGACGATCTCCGGCTCGACAATCTGCGGACCGGGCCATTGCGGCTGCGACAACCCAGATTCCGACGGCTCGGCCGCCTTCGGCTCGGGTCCTGGTTCGGCGACCGGGTCCGCAATCGCCGGCTCGGCTGTCTCGGGTTCCGACGACTCTGCGACCGCGGCCTCGACGTCACCGGGTTCGGGCTCGGGGTCGGGTTCGGGTTCTTCGAAAACCTCGGCGATCGGGTCTGCAATCTCCGGCTCAACCGATTGCAGATCGAGCTGCGTCTGCGTCTGCGCCGGCTCAGGCTCAGGCACATCGGCCACCTCGGGCTCTGCCTCCACTGCCTCGGCTTCGAGTTCTGGCTCGGCTACTTCGGTAACCGGCTCCTCGACCGCCGGGTCGGTGGGTGCACCCTCCACCACCTCGGCAACCTCGGACTCCGCTGCCACGGACTCCTCGTGCTCGGGCTCGGGTGCGGGCGCGGGCTCCCCTGCAACCTCGGCCGCCGGCTGAACCGACTCCGGCCACAGCAGCTGCTCGAACGTCTCAGACTCCTCGGCCGGCGCCGCCTGAGGCTCGGGCCACACCGGCTGCGGCACTTCGCTCGCCGCAGGAAGCGGTTCTGAAACAGGCTCGGGCTCAACCTCTTCCGGCTTTCGTGCCGATTTGTCGGACTTGATCAGCAGAGAGGCGATCCCGTAGGCGACAGCCGACCCGGCCACAAAAGCAGCCAGGTAGACCAACCACTGGATCAGAAACCCCATGCTTGATTCTCCCCTAGCCGACCACAAGCTCGGCGCGACGGTTCTTCGCACGACCTTCGGCCGTGTCATTACTGGCTATCGGGTTGGCCGAACCCAGACCTTTGGCGGTGACGCGATCCCGGGTGACGCCGTTGGCAATGAGGAACTCGGCCACCAGGTTGGCCCGCTGCACGCTCAACGGAATGTTGATCCCCTCGGCGCTGGCGTTATCGGTGTATCCGTTGACCGTGATGCGCGCGGTCGGGCAGGCCTTGAGCTGGTCGGCCACCCGGATCAGGATCTGCGTGTCATCCGGAGTCAGGCTCACCCCGTCGGTGCCGAAGCCCAGTGGACCGCCGGTCATCTTGTCGAGGACCGCCTGGAGGTTGCCACACGCGCCGGGTCCGGGAGGGGGGACGGGGGCACCTGCCTGCGGCACATTGGGAGTGATCTGACTCCTGGCCACGATCGTGTTGGCGACGTTCACGCCCGGCCAGGCGCTGACCACCGCGCGCTCGACGGCGTCCTTCTGATCCGGCGATGCGGTGCCGCCCAGCGTCACGGTGTCTTTCTCGACCTTCAGCGTGAAATCAGGGATCGGCGCGCCGGCGGTGAAAACCGGCTCTGCGAGCGCGAAGTCGAGGGTGCGCACAAGCGGGTCGATATGAATCTGGTCGACGACACTGACACCGGGAGGCGTAAGAGCTTTGAGGGATTTCATCAGCGCAGCCTTTGCGGCGTCGTCGGGGACGTCGCCGATCAGCGTGACGCTGTTTCCGCTGCGGCTGATTGAGAGCAACGACAGCGACAAGCTCGGAGCGTTGCCGGCGTTCGTCGCACCGGCCGGCGCGGCCGTGAGCGTGGGCAGGTCGCCGGTCGGCCCGTTGACGCCCATCGGCCGCTCGTATGCGCCGTATCCGATCGTCGCCAGCAGAAACGGAATCGCCGCGAGCCCGATCAACCAGGCGCGGCCGAGCCGCTGACGGTGGTATCTCGGGGTGGGCTGAGCCTGGTCGATTTGACGGGCGGGCGCGAGCGCTTCGTCCACCCCCACATCTGGACCCACCGTCGCTCCTCACTCAAACCGCCGTTGTTCGCGCTTTCAGGCGATATGAGCCTACCGAGTCCACATACGATACCGAGGGAACGTGGGGCAGACTGGTGCAATGGCCAACGGAAACAAACCGACGGACAGCGACGCCCTGGCACACATCCGCGAGCTGGTCGCCCAGGAGAAGGCCCTGCGTGAGCAGGTGCAGCACGGCCAGATCTCGACCGACGAGGAACAGGAGCGGTTGCGCCGCCTGGAGGTCGAGCTTGATCAGTGCTGGGACCTACTCCGGCAGCGTCGGGCGTTGCGCGAAACCGGTGGTGACCCGCGCGAAGCCGCGGTGCGACCGGCTGATGAGGTCGAAGGCTACATCGGATAGCCCGTTTCAATGGCTGACGCCGATTTCGATGCAGTCATCATTGGCGGCGGCCATAACGGCCTGGTCGCGGCCGCCTATCTGGCACGGGCGGGCCTTCGGGTGCGACTGCTCGAGCGATTGCCGCAGATCGGCGGCGCCACCATATCTGCCCGGCTCTTCGACGGTGTCGACGTCCGACTGTCGCGCTACTCGTACCTGGTGAGCCTGTTGCCGACGCGCATTCTCGAAGACCTCGGTGCGCGAGTGCGACTGGCCAGACGACCCTACTCGTCATACACGCCCGACCCGGGAACGTCGGGACGCACCGGCCTGCTGGTCGGGCAGAACGGCAGCTTCGCCGCGATCGGAGCGGCCGACGACGAGCGCGGCTTCGCCGCTTTCTACCGGCGTTGCGGGCAGGTCACCGGGCGCCTCTGGCCTACCCTGCTCGAACCATTGCGCACCCGGAAGCAGGCTCGCCAACTCGTGCTCGATGGCGGCTCCTCTGATGGCATGGCCGCATGGCATGCCTTGGTCGAGGAGCCGATCGGTCATGCCATCACCGACGCCGTGACCAGCGACGTGGTTCGCGGTGTCATCGCGACCGACGCGCTGGTCGGCACCTTCGCCCGCCTGAACGACACGTCGCTGCTGCAGAACATCTGCTTCCTGTATCACGTGCTCGGCGGTGGCACCGGCGACTGGAATGTGCCGATCGGCGGCATGGGCGCGGTTTCTTCGTCCCTGGCCGCCGCGGCGACCCGTCATGGAGCCGAAATTACAACGGACGCTGACGTTTTCGCTCTGGATCCGGATGGTCAGGTGCGCTACCGCAGCGACGGGGACGAGCACCGGGTCCGTGGCCGTTTTGTGCTGGCGGGCGTCGGGCCGGCGGTGCTGGCCGGCCTGCTGGGCGAGTCGGCGCCACCGGTGGCGCCGGGTCCGCAGGTCAAGGTCAACATGGTGCTCAGCCGGTTGCCGCGCCTGCGTGATCAGAACGTGAGCCCCGAAAAGGCTTTCGGCGGCACGTTTCACGTCAACGAGACATGGTCGCAACTCGATGCCGGATACCTGCGGGCCGCCGCCGGTCAGCTGCCGGATCCGTTGCCGTGTGAGGCGTACTGCCATTCCCTGACCGATCGCAGTATCGTCTCGCCCCACCTGCCCGGCGTCCAGACGATGACGGTCTTCGGCTTCCAAGCCCCGGTCTCCGGATCTCCGGAGCCGGACCGGCTGCGCGAGCGACTGACCGATGCCGTGCTGGCGTCGTTGAATTCCGTTCTGGCCGAACCGATTCAGGACGTGCTGCTGCCCGACGCGCATGGACGTCCCTGCCTGGAGACCACCACGACGCTGGATCTACAGGACCGGTTGGGAATGACCGCGGGCAATATCTTCCACGGCGCGCTGTCGTGGCCGTTTGCTGAGGACGACGATCCGCTGGACACGCCGGCGCGCCGGTGGGGCGTGGCCACCGCGCACGACCGGATCATGCTGTGCGGGTCCGGTGCCCGCCGCGGCGGGGCGGTCTCGGGTATCGGCGGGCACAACGCCGCCATGGCGGTGCTGGCCTCGCTTTAGCTGCGCGAGCAGACGCAAAATCGCCCTGAGAGCGCACGCTCCAGGGCGATTTTGCGTCTGCTC
It contains:
- a CDS encoding OmpA family protein translates to MGPDVGVDEALAPARQIDQAQPTPRYHRQRLGRAWLIGLAAIPFLLATIGYGAYERPMGVNGPTGDLPTLTAAPAGATNAGNAPSLSLSLLSISRSGNSVTLIGDVPDDAAKAALMKSLKALTPPGVSVVDQIHIDPLVRTLDFALAEPVFTAGAPIPDFTLKVEKDTVTLGGTASPDQKDAVERAVVSAWPGVNVANTIVARSQITPNVPQAGAPVPPPGPGACGNLQAVLDKMTGGPLGFGTDGVSLTPDDTQILIRVADQLKACPTARITVNGYTDNASAEGINIPLSVQRANLVAEFLIANGVTRDRVTAKGLGSANPIASNDTAEGRAKNRRAELVVG
- a CDS encoding DUF2630 family protein, producing the protein MANGNKPTDSDALAHIRELVAQEKALREQVQHGQISTDEEQERLRRLEVELDQCWDLLRQRRALRETGGDPREAAVRPADEVEGYIG
- the prrB gene encoding two-component system sensor histidine kinase PrrB encodes the protein MNILSRIFARTPSLRTRVVVATVIGAAIPVLIVGAVVWVGITKDRKERLDRRLDEAAGFAIPFVPRGLDEIPRSPNDQDALITVRRGNVIKSNTDINLPKLQADYADTFIHGVRYRVRTVEIPGPEPTSVAVAATYDATYAETNNLHRRVLLICTLAIGAAAVFAWLLAAFAVRPFKQLAEQTRSIDAGDEDPRVEVHGASEAVEIAEAMRGMLQRIWNEQNRTQEALASARDFAAVSSHELRTPLTAMRTNLEVLATLDLPDDQRKEVLSDVIRTQSRIEATLSALERLAQGELSTSDDHVPVDITDLLDRAAHDATRIYPDLDVSLVPSPTCIIVGMPAGLRLAVDNAIANAVKHGGATHVQLSAVSSRAGVEIAIDDNGSGVPEQERQVVFERFSRGSTASHSGSGLGLALVAQQAHLHGGTASLEGSPLGGARLVLRLPGPS
- a CDS encoding NAD(P)/FAD-dependent oxidoreductase gives rise to the protein MADADFDAVIIGGGHNGLVAAAYLARAGLRVRLLERLPQIGGATISARLFDGVDVRLSRYSYLVSLLPTRILEDLGARVRLARRPYSSYTPDPGTSGRTGLLVGQNGSFAAIGAADDERGFAAFYRRCGQVTGRLWPTLLEPLRTRKQARQLVLDGGSSDGMAAWHALVEEPIGHAITDAVTSDVVRGVIATDALVGTFARLNDTSLLQNICFLYHVLGGGTGDWNVPIGGMGAVSSSLAAAATRHGAEITTDADVFALDPDGQVRYRSDGDEHRVRGRFVLAGVGPAVLAGLLGESAPPVAPGPQVKVNMVLSRLPRLRDQNVSPEKAFGGTFHVNETWSQLDAGYLRAAAGQLPDPLPCEAYCHSLTDRSIVSPHLPGVQTMTVFGFQAPVSGSPEPDRLRERLTDAVLASLNSVLAEPIQDVLLPDAHGRPCLETTTTLDLQDRLGMTAGNIFHGALSWPFAEDDDPLDTPARRWGVATAHDRIMLCGSGARRGGAVSGIGGHNAAMAVLASL